From Ramlibacter tataouinensis, the proteins below share one genomic window:
- the phoR gene encoding phosphate regulon sensor histidine kinase PhoR, producing MGIALLLFACAAASAAVAFVAGPAYAPAGALLVLLVKWLVDRAHLRRLMDALRDDAVSALPARSRSVWGEIAHRVARLLRDRDERLRESQARLQEFLVALENSPNGVVLLDENGRIEWCNQTAAGHFGFDAQRDQLQYVGNLVRDPAFAAYLASWNYAREVVLSMSRPGGAPLKLSVQAHPYAGSRRLILSRDVTAMEQAEAMRRDFVANVSHEIRTPLTVLAGFVETMQTLALEPGERARYLQLMSQQAQRMQTLVNDLLALSRLEGSPPPGVGEWLPLRTLVAPCEEEARSLSRVLAPQRPHELVFAPLPALEVSGSPGELQSAISNLLSNAVRYTPPGGSIDIKWQRRPDGRLELAVRDSGPGIAPEHLLRLTERFYRVDRSRSRETGGTGLGLAIVKHVVQRHGAELKIESTPGAGSTFSIMLPASRIRGDVSAGAGARPATESLPG from the coding sequence ATGGGCATTGCCTTGCTGCTTTTCGCCTGCGCGGCCGCATCGGCCGCTGTGGCCTTCGTGGCCGGGCCGGCCTACGCCCCCGCCGGCGCGCTGCTCGTGCTGCTGGTGAAGTGGCTGGTCGACCGCGCGCACCTGCGCAGGCTGATGGACGCGCTGCGCGACGACGCGGTCAGCGCCTTGCCGGCCCGCTCGCGCAGCGTCTGGGGCGAGATCGCGCACCGGGTCGCCCGCCTGCTGCGCGACCGGGATGAGCGCCTGCGCGAGAGCCAGGCGCGCCTGCAGGAATTCCTGGTGGCGCTGGAGAACTCCCCCAACGGCGTGGTGCTGCTGGACGAGAACGGCCGCATCGAATGGTGCAACCAGACCGCGGCCGGGCATTTCGGCTTCGACGCCCAGCGCGACCAGCTCCAGTACGTCGGCAACCTGGTGCGCGACCCGGCGTTCGCCGCCTACCTGGCGTCGTGGAACTATGCGCGCGAGGTCGTGCTGAGCATGTCCCGGCCGGGCGGGGCGCCCCTGAAGCTCTCGGTGCAGGCGCACCCGTACGCCGGCAGCCGCCGCCTGATCCTCAGCCGCGACGTGACGGCGATGGAGCAGGCCGAGGCCATGCGGCGCGATTTCGTGGCGAACGTCTCGCACGAGATCCGCACGCCGCTGACCGTGCTGGCGGGCTTCGTGGAGACCATGCAGACCCTGGCGCTGGAGCCGGGGGAGCGGGCGCGCTACCTGCAGCTGATGTCGCAGCAGGCCCAGCGCATGCAGACCCTGGTGAACGACCTGCTGGCCCTGTCCCGGCTGGAAGGCAGCCCGCCCCCGGGCGTGGGCGAGTGGCTGCCGCTGCGCACGCTGGTGGCGCCCTGCGAGGAGGAGGCGCGCTCCCTGTCGCGCGTGCTGGCGCCCCAGCGGCCGCACGAACTGGTGTTCGCGCCGCTGCCAGCGCTGGAGGTGTCGGGTTCGCCCGGCGAACTGCAAAGCGCCATCTCCAACCTGCTCAGCAATGCCGTGCGCTATACGCCGCCCGGCGGCAGCATCGACATCAAGTGGCAGCGGCGGCCCGACGGCCGCCTGGAGCTGGCGGTCCGGGACAGCGGTCCCGGCATCGCACCCGAGCATTTGTTGCGCCTGACCGAGCGCTTCTACCGTGTCGATCGCAGCCGCTCGCGCGAAACCGGCGGCACCGGCCTGGGCCTGGCGATCGTCAAGCACGTGGTCCAGCGGCATGGTGCCGAGCTGAAGATCGAAAGCACGCCGGGCGCGGGATCGACCTTCTCGATCATGCTGCCGGCGTCGCGGATACGGGGGGACGTCAGCGCCGGTGCCGGTGCACGGCCCGCCACAGAATCGCTGCCAGGATAG
- the phoB gene encoding phosphate regulon transcriptional regulator PhoB has product MKPRILIVEDEPSIAELISVNLRHNGYQPVWAEDGTAAQREVDAVLPDAILLDWMLPGHSGIVLARKWRAEPRTRAIPILMLTARGDEPDKVAGLDAGADDYITKPFSMQEMLARIRAVLRRRAPEQVSEAVTIGQLALDAATHRATWKELPVKLGPTEFKLLHYLMKHAERVHSRAQLLDKVWGDHVFIEERTVDVHIKRLRESLGEAGAMVETVRGAGYRLTAGV; this is encoded by the coding sequence ATGAAGCCTCGCATCCTCATCGTCGAGGACGAACCCTCCATCGCCGAGCTGATCTCGGTCAACCTGCGCCACAACGGCTACCAGCCGGTGTGGGCGGAAGACGGGACCGCGGCGCAGCGCGAAGTGGACGCGGTGCTGCCCGACGCCATCCTGCTGGACTGGATGCTGCCGGGGCACAGCGGGATCGTGCTGGCGCGCAAGTGGCGCGCCGAGCCGCGCACCCGGGCCATTCCCATCCTGATGCTCACCGCGCGCGGCGACGAGCCGGACAAGGTAGCCGGGCTGGACGCCGGGGCCGACGACTACATCACCAAGCCGTTCTCGATGCAGGAGATGCTGGCGCGCATCCGCGCCGTGCTGCGCCGGCGCGCGCCGGAGCAGGTTTCGGAGGCGGTCACCATCGGCCAGCTGGCCCTGGACGCCGCCACGCATCGCGCGACCTGGAAAGAGCTGCCGGTGAAGCTCGGACCCACCGAGTTCAAGCTGCTGCACTACTTGATGAAGCACGCGGAGCGCGTCCACAGCCGGGCGCAGCTGCTCGACAAGGTCTGGGGCGACCACGTGTTCATCGAGGAACGCACGGTGGACGTGCACATCAAGCGCCTGCGCGAGTCGCTTGGCGAGGCCGGCGCCATGGTGGAGACCGTGCGCGGGGCGGGTTACCGCCTCACGGCCGGCGTCTGA
- the phoU gene encoding phosphate signaling complex protein PhoU, whose amino-acid sequence MPDKHLSTQFDSELNGVSSRAMELGGLVESQIRQAIHALSEFSAESAARVLEVEDQVNAMEVEIDRELSSIIARRQPTARDLRLLIAISKATANLERVGDEAAKIARMVQSILGKSGGARSLPASELRVASDLASGLLRKALDAFARLDTGTAVAILKEDDLIDKEFDGFVRKLITYMMEDPRTISASLDLLFLAKAIERIGDHAKNIAELIIYIVKGADVRHTSIENIESAVQ is encoded by the coding sequence ATGCCCGACAAGCATCTTTCCACCCAGTTCGACAGCGAACTCAACGGCGTCTCGTCCCGCGCGATGGAGCTCGGCGGCCTGGTCGAGTCGCAGATCCGCCAGGCGATCCACGCGCTGTCCGAGTTCAGCGCGGAGTCCGCCGCCCGGGTCCTCGAAGTCGAGGACCAGGTGAATGCGATGGAGGTCGAGATCGATCGCGAGCTGTCCTCGATCATCGCCCGCCGCCAGCCCACGGCGCGCGACCTGCGCCTGCTCATCGCGATTTCCAAGGCCACCGCCAACCTCGAGCGCGTGGGGGACGAGGCCGCCAAGATCGCGCGCATGGTGCAATCCATCCTCGGCAAGAGCGGCGGCGCGCGCTCGCTGCCGGCGTCGGAACTGCGCGTGGCGTCCGACCTGGCCTCGGGCCTGCTGCGCAAGGCGCTGGACGCGTTCGCCCGGCTCGACACCGGGACGGCCGTCGCGATCCTGAAGGAAGACGACCTGATCGACAAGGAATTCGACGGGTTCGTGCGCAAGCTCATCACCTACATGATGGAAGACCCGCGCACCATCTCGGCCAGCCTGGACCTGCTGTTCCTGGCCAAGGCCATCGAACGCATCGGCGACCACGCCAAGAACATCGCCGAACTGATCATCTACATCGTCAAGGGCGCCGATGTGCGCCACACGTCGATCGAGAACATCGAATCCGCAGTCCAATGA